The following proteins are encoded in a genomic region of Thalassophryne amazonica chromosome 5, fThaAma1.1, whole genome shotgun sequence:
- the sncaip gene encoding synphilin-1 produces MEAPEYLDLDEIDFSDDSVYSVTSLKSIPELSRRSDGQAEDRPAPAINWSRGVSSHSGGGIKPTGLVEVHSKFRPVKRVSPLKHQPETTNSDTHDKDQQQGLDLGETGEGSKDDAGSGKPTSSFEGLGVKVKGLAGSSVGVVGNANPQVLFGELEHYDLDMDEILDVPYIKSSQQMSTLPRVPHDKRSVSGNSLGGGTLERNRKSATLVHNESLSLGSSSSQTPYCVLSPVKWSDLRKSKSMDPDLHHLHRSPAGGGYQPELLSSGLLSCSSSLSSFSDADKLLSARVYPDSQSQRPGVEPPGGLGLMFPLPGGSMSRQDGSNPWTSGPGGGGSQRGFGSAGGEVDEETKKNQNIINIIREGQISLLPHLAADNLELIRDEDGNNLLHISASHGHADCLQHLTSLMGEDGLNERNNQQLTPAGLGVKNGHLECVRWMVSETEAIAELSCTREHPSLIHYAARHGQEKVLLWLLQFMQEQAISLDEVDQNGNTAVHVAAQYGHLTCIQTLVEYGSNVTVQNQQGERPSQSAERQGHTTCARYLVVVETCMSLASQVVKLTKQLNEQAAERTVLQKQLHRLMDPTKTDGTPLRSPSSHQPSVEAWPEMMLTAEGTPSDGHWLVRQGGVAPDSVLRHLLGKDSSEPLCPRDRLAPAGGSTREGPGAPGSRRAGLAERRELKLARLKQIMQRSLSESDSDGYPPEEGKNHGGSSANTGVLRPDRPVHLPITEEEPVPNHLHLMMRKHLPASSLSSTAERKQAFSLSGSKSVDGGGFDPSPTSNSLEAREGKAADSSTDSNDAANSQKVATSPKSALKSPSSRRKTSQTLKLRVTFDEQVHKNSGQEAEPAKGHHGKERTPTASSENKRPFGAFRSIMETLSGNTNNNNNSGGQTNSAGKLSICQSVGGKKSDSRGGGRNKSKTSII; encoded by the exons ATGGAGGCTCCTGAGTACCTGGACTTGGACGAGATCGACTTCTCTGATGATTCAGTG TATTCGGTGACGTCTCTGAAGAGTATCCCAGAGCTGTCTAGGAGGAGCGATGGTCAGGCTGAAGACAGACCAG CTCCCGCCATCAACTGGAGTCGTGGTGTTTCCTCCCACAGCGGAGGGGGAATCAAACCCACAGGGCTCGTGGAGGTCCACAGCAAGTTCCGGCCCGTGAAAAGAGTATCGCCCCTTAAACACCAGCCAGAGACCACCAACTCCGACACCCATGACAAAGACCAGCAACAGGGGCTGGACCTGGGGGAGACGGGTGAGGGCAGCAAGGATGACGCTGGCTCTGGCAAACCTACGTCCTCCTTTGAAGGCTTGGGGGTAAAGGTCAAAGGTCTGGCCGGCAGCAGTGTTGGTGTTGTTGGAAATGCCAACCCTCAGGTCCTGTTTGGGGAGCTGGAGCACTATGATCTTGACATGGATGAAATCCTGGATGTGCCTTATATCAAGTCCAGTCAGCAGATGTCCACGCTGCCTCGTGTCCCTCACGACAAGCGCTCGGTGTCGGGCAACAGTCTGGGAGGAGGGACCCTGGAGAGAAATAGGAAGAGTGCCACACTGGTTCACAACGAGTCTCTGAGTCTGGGCAGCAGCAGCTCACAAACACCA TATTGTGTGCTGTCTCCTGTGAAATGGTCTGACCTGAGGAAATCTAAGTCCATGGATCCAGacctccaccacctccaccgCTCCCCTGCTGGAGGAGGATACCAGCCTGAACTGCTGTCCTCTGGTCTCCTCAGCTGTTCCTCCTCCCTCTCGTCTTTCTCAGATGCAG ACAAGTTGCTGTCAGCTCGGGTCTATCCAGATTCCCAGAGCCAGAGGCCGGGTGTGGAGCCTCCAGGAGGTTTAGGACTGATGTTCCCTCTGCCGGGTGGCAGCATGAGCCGGCAGGATGGATCCAATCCCTGGACCTCTGGACCAGGAGGAGGAGGCTCCCAGAGAGGGTTTGGAAGTGCCGGAGGGGAAGTAGACGAGGAGACGAAGAAGAACCAGAACATCATCAACATTATCAGAGAAGGACAGATCTCACTGCTG CCTCACCTGGCAGCTGATAATCTGGAGCTGATCAGAGATGAGGACGGCAACAATCTTCTCCACATCTCGGCGTCTCACGGTCACGCTGACTGTCTGCAGCACCTCACGTCTCTGATGGGGGAGGACGGTCTCAATGAACGCAACAACCAGCAGCTGACCCCGGCCGGCCTCGGGGTCAAG AATGGTCACCTGGAGTGTGTGCGGTGGATGGTGAGTGAGACGGAGGCCATAGCCGAGCTCAGCTGCACCAGAGAACATCCGAGTCTGATCCACTACGCCGCCCGCCATGGACAG gagaaggtTTTGCTGTGGTTGCTTCAGTTCATGCAGGAACAGGCGATCTCTCTGGACGAGGTGGACCAGAACGGCAACACTGCAGTTCATGTAGCAGCTCAGTACGGACACCTTACCTGTATACAG accCTGGTGGAGTACGGGTCCAACGTGACTGTCCAGAACCAGCAGGGGGAGCGGCCTTCCCAGAGTGCCGAGCGGCAGGGACACACTACCTGTGCCCGTTACCTTGTTGTCGTGGAAACGTGCATGTCACTGGCATCCCAGGTTGTTAAACTGACCAAACAGCTAAACGA acaGGCAGCAGAGAGGACAGTCCTGCAGAAACAGCTGCACAGACTGATGGACCCAACCAAGACCGACGGGACGCCGTTGAGGTCGCCCAG CTCCCATCAGCCCTCAGTTGAGGCGTGGCCAGAGATGATGCTGACAGCGGAGGGAACTCCCTCTGATGGCCATTGGTTGGTTCGTCAGGGGGGTGTGGCCCCAGACTCGGTGCTCCGCCACTTATTGGGGAAGGACTCCTCTGAACCCCTGTGTCCACGAGACAGACTGGCTCCAGCAGGGGGCTCAACCAGAGAAGGTCCCGGGGCTCCTGGGAGCCGCAGGGCGGGGCTAGCGGAAAGGCGCGAGCTAAAATTAGCTAGACTCAAACAAATTATGCAACGCTCTCTCAGCGAATCTGATTCAGACGGTTATCCGCCGGAGGAAGGGAAGAACCACGGGGGTTCATCCGCAAATACTGGAGTGCTGCGACCTGATAGGCCCGTTCACCTGCCAATCACAGAAGAGGAGCCCGTGCCGAACCACCTCCACCTAATGATGAGGAAGCACCTCCccgcctcctctttgtcctctacAGCTGAGCGGAAGCAGGCATTCTCTCTCAGCGGGTCCAAGTCTGTTGATGGAGGCGGGTTCGATCCTTCCCCCACCTCAAACAGCCTTGAGGCGAGAGAGGGCAAAGCAGCAGACTCCTCCACTGACAGCAACGACGCTGCCAACAGTCAGAAAGTGGCGACCAGCCCTAAGAGTGCCTTGAAGTCGCCCTCGTCTCGCAGGAAGACGTCTCAGACCCTCAAACTGAGGGTCACCTTTGACGAGCAGGTTCATAAGAACTCCGGTCAGGAAGCAGAGCCAGCCAAAGGGCATCATGGGAAAGAGAGGACTCCAACAGCTAGTTCTGAGAACAAGCGACCTTTTGGGGCATTCCGCTCCATCATGGAGACATTGAGTGggaacacaaacaacaacaacaacagtggtGGTCAAACAAACAGTGCGGGCAAACTGTCGATATGTCAGAGCGTAGGGGGCAAAAAGTCGGACAGCAGAGGAGGAGGACGCAACAAAAGCAAAACCAGTATCATCTAA